A genomic segment from Pseudomonas sp. S09G 359 encodes:
- the exbB gene encoding tonB-system energizer ExbB: MTRNTTPASPTKLHSPSRAWRAIAALLFSVLLAPTAAFADANAPATAPATSQSTAAPAAAPAATDPALAADPAASADETGVVLEEDNTLGMAHDLSPWGMYQNADVVVKAVMIGLAIASIITWTIWIAKGFELLGAKRRLRAEIVHLKKATTLKEASETATKKGTLANTLVHDALEEMRLSANTREKEGIKERVAFRLERLVAACGRNMSSGTGVLATIGSTAPFVGLFGTVWGIMNSFIGIAKTQTTNLAVVAPGIAEALLATALGLVAAIPAVVIYNVFARSIAGYKAQVSDASAEVLLLVSRDLDHLPTERSSQPHMVKVG, from the coding sequence ATGACACGTAATACAACCCCCGCTTCGCCAACCAAGCTTCACAGCCCATCCCGCGCCTGGCGCGCGATTGCTGCGCTGCTGTTCAGCGTACTGCTGGCACCGACCGCCGCATTCGCTGACGCCAACGCACCGGCTACTGCCCCGGCTACCTCGCAGAGCACAGCAGCTCCAGCCGCTGCACCAGCAGCCACCGACCCGGCTCTGGCAGCAGATCCTGCGGCCTCCGCCGATGAGACCGGCGTGGTGCTGGAAGAAGACAACACCCTGGGCATGGCCCACGACCTGTCGCCATGGGGCATGTACCAGAACGCTGACGTCGTGGTGAAAGCCGTCATGATCGGCCTGGCCATTGCCTCGATCATCACTTGGACCATCTGGATCGCCAAGGGCTTCGAGCTGCTGGGCGCCAAGCGTCGTCTGCGCGCTGAAATCGTCCACCTGAAAAAGGCTACCACCCTCAAGGAAGCCAGCGAAACGGCAACCAAGAAGGGCACCCTGGCCAACACCCTGGTGCACGACGCGCTGGAAGAAATGCGCCTGTCGGCCAACACCCGCGAAAAAGAAGGCATCAAGGAACGTGTGGCTTTCCGCCTGGAGCGCCTGGTTGCGGCCTGCGGTCGTAACATGAGCAGCGGCACCGGCGTACTCGCGACCATCGGTTCCACCGCGCCTTTCGTCGGCCTGTTCGGTACCGTGTGGGGCATCATGAACAGCTTCATCGGCATCGCCAAAACCCAGACCACCAACCTCGCCGTCGTTGCCCCAGGCATCGCCGAAGCCCTGCTGGCAACCGCCCTGGGCCTGGTTGCAGCGATTCCTGCGGTGGTCATCTACAACGTCTTCGCCCGTTCGATTGCCGGCTACAAGGCCCAGGTATCGGACGCGTCGGCAGAAGTCCTGCTGCTGGTCAGCCGCGACCTCGACCACCTGCCTACCGAGCGCAGCTCGCAACCGCACATGGTGAAAGTGGGGTAA
- the exbD gene encoding TonB system transport protein ExbD, with amino-acid sequence MGLHLNQGDDELVENHEINVTPFIDVMLVLLIIFMVAAPLATVDIKVDLPASSAKPAPRPEKPVFLSVKADQRLFLGEEEVKTETLGAVLDAKTQGKKDTTIFFQADKGVDYGDLMSVMDALRAAGYLKVGLVGLETAAKK; translated from the coding sequence ATGGGCCTGCATTTGAATCAAGGCGACGACGAACTCGTCGAGAACCACGAAATCAACGTTACGCCGTTTATCGACGTGATGCTGGTGCTGCTGATCATCTTCATGGTGGCGGCACCGTTGGCCACCGTGGACATCAAGGTCGACCTGCCCGCCTCCAGCGCCAAGCCGGCGCCGCGGCCGGAGAAACCGGTATTCCTCAGCGTCAAGGCGGACCAACGCCTGTTCCTCGGCGAAGAAGAAGTGAAGACTGAAACCCTGGGCGCGGTGCTGGACGCCAAGACCCAAGGCAAGAAAGACACGACGATCTTCTTCCAGGCTGACAAGGGCGTGGACTACGGTGACCTGATGAGCGTGATGGATGCCCTGCGGGCAGCCGGCTACCTCAAGGTAGGCCTGGTCGGACTCGAGACGGCAGCCAAAAAATGA
- a CDS encoding energy transducer TonB yields the protein MITTRHKLTRYGTSLAVVLGVHAVAIAIALHWSAPHTVQLPPAAMVIDLAPMPAPPPPAPPKVITPPQPPAPVEELPLPKLAEAPKPTIQVPKPVKPKPKPQPPKPVEKKIEPPKEKPSEEPPSDAPPTQAPAEKSAQPVPGPSPQQIAAKASWEGTLLAHLQKYKKYPPGAQARGKEGLNRLKFVVDADGNVLSYELVGRSGNADLDRATLDMIRRAQPLPKPPSEMLKGGSIEIVAPFVYNIEKRR from the coding sequence ATGATCACGACGCGCCACAAACTGACGCGTTATGGCACCAGCCTCGCCGTCGTGCTGGGCGTGCATGCCGTCGCGATTGCCATCGCGCTCCATTGGTCGGCGCCGCACACGGTGCAATTGCCACCGGCGGCCATGGTCATCGACCTGGCACCGATGCCTGCACCGCCGCCGCCGGCACCGCCAAAAGTCATAACGCCGCCACAACCGCCGGCGCCGGTGGAAGAGCTGCCCTTGCCGAAACTGGCCGAGGCACCCAAGCCGACGATCCAGGTGCCCAAGCCGGTCAAGCCCAAGCCCAAACCGCAGCCGCCGAAGCCGGTGGAGAAGAAGATCGAGCCGCCCAAGGAGAAACCTTCCGAAGAGCCGCCGAGCGACGCTCCGCCGACCCAAGCACCGGCTGAGAAATCGGCCCAGCCCGTACCCGGCCCGTCGCCACAACAGATCGCTGCCAAGGCGTCCTGGGAAGGCACCCTGCTGGCGCACTTGCAGAAGTACAAGAAGTACCCGCCAGGCGCCCAGGCCCGTGGCAAGGAAGGCCTCAACCGCCTGAAGTTCGTGGTCGATGCCGACGGCAACGTGCTGTCCTACGAGTTGGTGGGCCGCTCCGGCAACGCCGACCTGGACCGCGCCACCCTGGACATGATCCGTCGTGCCCAGCCGTTGCCCAAGCCACCGAGCGAGATGCTCAAAGGCGGCAGCATCGAGATCGTTGCACCGTTCGTGTACAACATCGAAAAGCGTCGCTGA
- a CDS encoding hydrogen peroxide-inducible genes activator, which produces MTLTELRYIVTLAQEQHFGHAAERCHVSQPTLSVGVKKLEDELGVLIFERSKSAVRLTPVGEGIVAQAQKVLEQAQSIRELAQAGKNQLTAPLKVGAIYTVGPYLFPHLIPQLHRVAPQMPLYIEENFTHVLRDKLRNGELDAIIIALPFNEADVLTLQLYDEPFYVLMPATHPWTQKDTIDAGLLNDKSLLLLGEGHCFRDQVLEACPTLTKGNDGAKHTTVESSSLETIRHMVASGLGISILPLSAVDSHHYAPGVIEVRPLTPPVPFRTVAIAWRASFPRPKAIEILADSIRLCSVAKPPAAS; this is translated from the coding sequence ATGACTCTTACAGAATTACGCTACATCGTTACCCTCGCCCAAGAGCAGCACTTCGGCCACGCGGCCGAGCGTTGTCACGTCAGCCAGCCGACGCTGTCGGTGGGTGTGAAAAAGCTTGAAGACGAACTCGGTGTGCTGATTTTCGAGCGCAGCAAAAGCGCCGTGCGCCTCACCCCGGTGGGCGAAGGCATCGTTGCCCAGGCACAAAAAGTCCTGGAGCAGGCCCAAAGCATTCGCGAACTGGCCCAGGCCGGCAAGAACCAGCTGACCGCACCGCTGAAAGTCGGCGCCATCTACACCGTCGGCCCGTACCTGTTCCCGCACCTGATCCCGCAACTGCACCGCGTAGCGCCGCAGATGCCGCTGTATATCGAAGAAAACTTCACCCACGTGCTGCGCGACAAACTGCGCAACGGTGAGCTGGACGCGATCATCATCGCCCTGCCCTTCAACGAAGCGGACGTGCTTACCCTCCAGCTCTACGACGAGCCGTTCTACGTGCTGATGCCGGCCACCCACCCGTGGACACAAAAAGACACCATCGACGCCGGCCTGCTCAACGACAAGAGCCTACTGCTGCTGGGCGAAGGCCACTGCTTCCGCGACCAGGTGCTGGAAGCCTGTCCCACCCTGACCAAGGGCAACGACGGCGCCAAGCACACCACGGTGGAATCCAGCTCCTTGGAAACCATTCGCCACATGGTCGCCTCCGGCCTGGGTATTTCGATCCTGCCGCTGTCGGCGGTGGACAGCCATCACTACGCCCCCGGCGTGATCGAAGTGCGCCCACTGACGCCGCCGGTGCCGTTCCGCACCGTGGCGATTGCCTGGCGCGCCAGCTTTCCGCGGCCTAAGGCGATTGAAATCCTCGCCGACTCGATCCGCCTGTGTTCGGTGGCCAAGCCGCCTGCTGCGAGCTGA
- the recG gene encoding ATP-dependent DNA helicase RecG, translating to MTELSQVSVTALKGVGEAMAEKLAKVGLENLQDVLFHLPLRYQDRTRVVPIGQLRPGQDAVVEGTVSGADVVMGKRRSLVVRLQDGTGGLSLRFYHFSNAQKDGLKRGTRVRCYGEARPGASGLEIYHPEYRAITGDEPPPVDTTLTPIYPLTEGLTQQRLRQLCMQTLTLLGPKSLPDWLPLELARDYQLAPLDDAIRYLHHPPADADVDELALGHHWAQHRLAFEELLTHQLSQQRLRESMRSLRAPAMPKATRLPAQYLANLGFAPTGAQQRVGNEIAYDLSQKEPMLRLIQGDVGAGKTVVAALAALQALEAGYQVALMAPTEILAEQHFITFKRWLEPLGLEVAWLAGKLKGKNRAAALEQIAGGAPMVVGTHALFQDEVQFKNLALVIIDEQHRFGVQQRLALRQKGVGGRMNPHQLIMTATPIPRTLAMSAYADLDTSILDELPPGRTPVNTVLVTDTRRVEVIERVRGACAEGRQAYWVCTLIEESEELTCQAAETTYEDLTSALGELKVGLIHGRMKPVEKAAVMAEFKAGNLQLLVATTVIEVGVDVPNASLMIIENPERLGLAQLHQLRGRVGRGSAASHCVLLYHPPLSQIGRQRLGIMRETNDGFVIAEKDLELRGPGEMLGTRQTGLLQFKVADLMRDADLLPAVRDAAQALLERWPEHVSPLLDRWLRHGQQYGQV from the coding sequence ATGACTGAGCTGTCGCAGGTGTCGGTCACCGCCCTTAAAGGTGTCGGTGAAGCCATGGCCGAAAAGCTGGCCAAGGTCGGCCTGGAAAACCTCCAGGACGTGCTGTTCCACCTGCCCCTGCGTTATCAGGACCGCACCCGCGTGGTGCCGATTGGCCAGTTGCGTCCTGGGCAGGATGCGGTGGTCGAAGGCACCGTCAGCGGCGCCGACGTGGTGATGGGCAAGCGCCGCAGCCTGGTCGTGCGCCTGCAGGACGGCACCGGCGGCCTGAGCCTGCGCTTCTACCATTTCAGCAATGCACAGAAGGACGGCCTCAAGCGTGGCACCCGCGTGCGCTGCTACGGCGAAGCGCGGCCCGGCGCCTCGGGCCTGGAGATTTACCACCCGGAGTACCGCGCCATCACCGGCGATGAGCCGCCGCCGGTGGACACCACCCTCACACCGATCTACCCGCTCACCGAAGGCCTGACCCAACAGCGCCTGCGCCAGCTGTGCATGCAGACCTTGACCCTGCTCGGCCCCAAGAGCCTGCCTGACTGGCTGCCCCTGGAACTGGCCCGCGACTACCAATTGGCCCCGCTGGACGATGCGATTCGCTACCTGCATCACCCGCCAGCCGATGCCGATGTCGACGAACTGGCCCTGGGTCATCACTGGGCCCAGCATCGCCTCGCCTTCGAAGAACTGCTGACCCACCAACTGTCGCAGCAGCGCCTGCGCGAGAGCATGCGTTCCCTGCGCGCGCCGGCCATGCCCAAGGCCACGCGCCTGCCTGCGCAATACCTGGCCAACCTGGGCTTTGCGCCAACCGGGGCGCAGCAGCGCGTCGGCAATGAAATCGCCTACGACCTGAGCCAAAAGGAACCCATGCTGCGCCTGATCCAGGGCGATGTGGGCGCCGGCAAAACCGTGGTCGCCGCCCTCGCCGCCTTGCAGGCGTTGGAGGCCGGTTACCAGGTGGCACTGATGGCGCCCACCGAGATCCTCGCCGAGCAGCACTTCATCACCTTCAAGCGCTGGCTCGAGCCGCTGGGCCTGGAAGTGGCGTGGCTGGCCGGCAAGCTCAAGGGCAAGAACCGCGCAGCGGCCCTGGAGCAGATCGCCGGCGGCGCACCGATGGTGGTGGGCACCCACGCACTGTTTCAGGACGAAGTGCAGTTCAAGAACCTGGCCCTGGTGATCATCGACGAACAGCACCGCTTCGGCGTGCAACAGCGCCTGGCCCTGCGCCAGAAAGGCGTGGGCGGCCGGATGAACCCGCACCAGTTGATCATGACCGCCACGCCGATCCCGCGCACCCTGGCCATGAGCGCCTATGCCGACCTCGACACCTCGATCCTCGACGAACTGCCACCTGGCCGCACGCCGGTGAACACCGTGCTGGTCACCGACACGCGCCGCGTCGAGGTGATCGAACGTGTGCGCGGTGCCTGCGCCGAAGGCCGCCAGGCCTACTGGGTATGCACGCTGATCGAAGAGTCCGAAGAGCTCACCTGCCAGGCCGCCGAAACCACCTATGAAGACCTCACCAGCGCCTTGGGCGAACTCAAGGTCGGGCTGATCCACGGGCGCATGAAGCCGGTGGAAAAAGCCGCGGTGATGGCCGAATTCAAGGCCGGCAACCTGCAGCTGCTGGTCGCCACCACCGTGATCGAAGTGGGCGTGGATGTACCCAACGCCAGCCTGATGATCATCGAAAACCCCGAGCGCCTGGGCCTGGCGCAATTGCACCAATTACGCGGCCGCGTCGGCCGGGGCAGCGCGGCCAGCCACTGCGTGCTGCTTTACCACCCGCCACTGTCGCAGATCGGTCGCCAGCGTTTGGGCATCATGCGCGAAACCAACGATGGGTTCGTCATCGCCGAAAAAGACCTGGAGCTGCGCGGGCCCGGCGAGATGCTCGGCACGCGCCAGACCGGCCTGCTGCAATTCAAGGTCGCCGACCTGATGCGCGATGCCGACCTGCTGCCCGCTGTGCGCGATGCCGCGCAGGCGCTGCTGGAGCGCTGGCCGGAACATGTCAGCCCGTTGCTGGATCGCTGGCTGCGACATGGGCAGCAATACGGCCAAGTGTGA
- a CDS encoding aminoacyl-tRNA deacylase and HDOD domain-containing protein yields MSEVALATAPLTAPPVIRALLAKLAIPYTEVADQPGLNPARKVQAVLLEDAVGALMVLFPQNQLLDLNRLAELTGRRLIAVSPERVERMLGKHDLSLLPDLPPLTSSPCLYEGSLLDEPSLLVHSGEAGLLLEITSDAFKTLLTKASAGHFGEPLSKIRPNLDRPNDDREEITQAMQAFTARRIQQRLEATIEIPPLADTAQKIIKLRVDPNATIDDITGVVETDPALAAQVVSWAASPYYASPGKIRSVEDAIVRVLGFDLVINLALGLALGKTLSLPKDNPHQATPYWHQSIYTAAVIEGLTRAMPRAQRPEAGLTYLAGLLHNFGYLLLAHVFPPHFSLICRHLEVNPHLCHSYVEQHLLGISREQIGAWLMRYWDMPDELSTALRFQHDPTYDGQYAEYPNLVCLAVRLLRSRGIGSGPDEAIPDALLERLGLSRDKAEEVVGKVLDAEVLLRELASQFSQG; encoded by the coding sequence ATGTCAGAAGTTGCCCTCGCCACAGCCCCACTGACCGCCCCGCCGGTCATTCGGGCTCTGCTCGCAAAGCTCGCCATCCCCTACACGGAAGTCGCCGACCAACCGGGCCTGAATCCTGCACGAAAGGTCCAGGCCGTGCTGCTGGAAGATGCCGTGGGCGCACTGATGGTGCTGTTCCCGCAGAACCAGTTGCTCGACCTCAACCGCCTCGCCGAACTGACCGGGCGCCGCCTTATCGCCGTGTCGCCGGAGCGGGTCGAACGCATGCTCGGCAAGCATGACCTGAGCCTGCTGCCGGACCTGCCGCCCCTCACCAGTTCGCCATGCCTGTACGAAGGCAGCCTGCTCGACGAGCCGAGCCTGCTGGTGCATTCGGGCGAAGCCGGGCTGCTGCTGGAAATCACCAGCGACGCCTTCAAGACCCTGCTTACCAAGGCCAGCGCCGGCCACTTCGGCGAGCCGTTGAGCAAAATCCGCCCCAACCTCGACCGCCCCAATGATGACCGCGAGGAAATCACCCAGGCGATGCAGGCGTTCACTGCCCGCCGCATCCAGCAGCGCCTGGAAGCGACCATCGAGATTCCGCCGCTGGCCGACACCGCGCAGAAGATCATCAAGCTGCGCGTCGACCCCAACGCCACCATCGATGACATCACTGGCGTGGTGGAAACCGACCCGGCCCTGGCCGCCCAAGTGGTGAGCTGGGCCGCGTCGCCGTACTACGCGTCGCCCGGCAAGATTCGTTCGGTTGAAGACGCCATCGTGCGCGTGCTGGGCTTTGACCTGGTGATCAACCTCGCGCTGGGCCTGGCCCTGGGCAAAACCTTGAGCCTGCCCAAGGACAACCCGCATCAGGCCACGCCGTACTGGCATCAGTCGATCTACACCGCCGCCGTAATCGAGGGCCTGACCCGCGCAATGCCGCGTGCCCAGCGCCCGGAAGCCGGGCTGACCTACCTGGCCGGCCTGCTGCACAACTTCGGCTACCTGCTGCTGGCGCATGTGTTCCCGCCGCACTTCTCGCTGATCTGCCGTCACCTGGAGGTCAACCCGCACCTGTGCCACAGCTATGTCGAGCAACACTTGCTGGGTATCAGCCGCGAACAGATCGGCGCCTGGCTGATGCGCTACTGGGACATGCCGGACGAGCTGTCCACCGCTCTGCGCTTCCAGCACGATCCGACCTACGACGGCCAATACGCCGAGTACCCGAACCTGGTGTGCCTGGCCGTGCGCTTGTTGCGCAGCCGGGGGATTGGTTCCGGGCCGGATGAGGCGATCCCGGATGCGCTGCTTGAGCGCCTGGGATTGAGCCGGGACAAGGCGGAGGAAGTGGTTGGCAAGGTGTTGGATGCTGAGGTGCTGTTGCGCGAGTTGGCGTCGCAGTTCAGCCAGGGATGA
- a CDS encoding helicase, whose translation MKFRLLLWVLGLMMGKASRTNPAFQQQLGDKDLAFQLQTLDGKVARHFIVKDQRITSRSGVHPAPAFAIAFKDAAYGFATMQAKNKQLAFMTGIQDKSIQIKGNPALVIWFQGLTKYLKPKKNKG comes from the coding sequence ATGAAATTTCGTCTTCTGCTGTGGGTGCTGGGCCTGATGATGGGCAAAGCCAGCCGCACCAATCCCGCCTTCCAGCAACAGCTGGGTGACAAAGACCTGGCGTTCCAGTTGCAGACCCTCGACGGCAAGGTTGCCCGTCACTTCATCGTCAAAGACCAGCGCATCACCAGCCGTTCGGGCGTACACCCGGCGCCTGCGTTTGCCATCGCGTTCAAGGACGCCGCCTACGGCTTCGCCACGATGCAGGCGAAGAACAAGCAACTGGCGTTCATGACGGGGATTCAGGACAAGTCGATCCAGATCAAGGGCAACCCGGCGCTGGTAATCTGGTTCCAGGGGTTGACCAAGTATTTGAAGCCGAAGAAGAACAAGGGCTGA
- the tagQ gene encoding type VI secretion system-associated lipoprotein TagQ, whose product MLFSRKAVSKRHLLLIAAGFSTVLTGCATSPASKVASSTKVEYYPNCYEPVQHLRATDSDMTKSVVTGAAIGAAGGALLGALTGDSDKRGRNAAIGAAGGALAGGAAGYYTERQKQISDDNQRIASYSTDFNKSASDIDRSTAYAKASQQCYQSAFTKLVNDRKAKTVNDTEGRKRLAEIVAGLKESNDLIVAVNGKASEDLNNYTQAYEKDLQQVGVQRTDVVTVATADTAPAVAPAKGKKAVKPAKKPVLPTVPKEAVTTEKSIQTVQAKQAESKQVASAGKAQLEGSCRDPNLADWAPVPCPNV is encoded by the coding sequence ATGCTTTTTTCCCGTAAGGCGGTTTCCAAGCGTCACTTGCTGCTGATTGCCGCTGGTTTCAGCACGGTGCTGACCGGTTGCGCCACCTCGCCGGCCTCCAAGGTCGCGTCCAGCACCAAGGTCGAGTACTACCCGAACTGCTACGAGCCGGTGCAGCACTTGCGTGCCACCGATTCGGACATGACCAAGTCGGTGGTGACCGGCGCAGCCATCGGCGCTGCCGGCGGTGCACTGCTGGGCGCCCTGACCGGCGACTCCGACAAGCGCGGCCGTAACGCCGCCATCGGTGCGGCTGGCGGCGCCTTGGCTGGCGGCGCGGCGGGCTACTACACCGAGCGTCAGAAGCAGATCAGCGATGACAACCAGCGCATTGCTTCCTACTCCACCGACTTCAACAAAAGCGCTTCGGATATCGACCGCAGCACCGCTTACGCCAAGGCGTCCCAGCAGTGCTACCAGAGCGCGTTCACCAAGCTGGTGAATGATCGCAAGGCCAAGACCGTCAACGACACCGAGGGCCGCAAGCGCCTGGCGGAAATCGTCGCCGGCCTGAAGGAGTCCAATGACCTGATCGTCGCGGTCAACGGCAAAGCCAGCGAAGACCTGAACAACTACACCCAGGCCTACGAAAAAGACCTGCAGCAAGTCGGCGTACAGCGTACCGACGTGGTCACCGTGGCCACTGCCGACACCGCTCCGGCCGTCGCCCCTGCCAAGGGCAAGAAAGCCGTGAAACCGGCGAAGAAGCCGGTGCTGCCAACCGTACCGAAAGAAGCGGTGACCACCGAGAAGAGCATCCAGACCGTGCAGGCCAAGCAAGCTGAAAGCAAGCAGGTGGCCAGTGCCGGTAAAGCGCAGCTCGAAGGCAGCTGCCGTGATCCGAACCTGGCTGACTGGGCGCCGGTACCTTGCCCAAACGTTTAA